ATTGCAATGGAGCTACCAAAACACCGCTCTTGCATGCACTTAGACACCGTCATGACCCACATGAACGAAGACACCTTCTCGGTCTACCCAGAAGTGGTGCGTAAAGATGTCAAATGCTGGAGCCTAACTGGCGATGGATCTGGCGCGGTCAACGTGAAAGAAGAAGGCTACTTCGTTACCGCTATCGAGAAAGCGCTTGGCGTCGACAAACTCAACCTTATCACCACAGGTGGTGACAACTTCCACGCAGAGCGTGAACAGTGGAACGATGCCAACAACGTTCTAACAGTGAAACCAGGCGTGGTGATTGGCTACGAAGGCAACACTTACACCAACGAGAAATACGACAAAGCAGGCATCACAGTTCTACCTATCCCAGGTGATGAGCTAGGTCGTGGTCGCGGCGGCGCTCGCTGCATGAGCTGCCCTATCGAACGTGACGGTATCTAAGTAAGTGATTAAAGGCGAGGGCAAGGCTCTCGCCACTGCAGAGAGATTTTCAACATGACAAAACAAACAGTTGTTGTAGCACTGGGCGGCAATGCCCTACTTCGTCGCGGTGAGCCATTAGAGGCAGAAGTGCAACGCCACAATATTGAGATCGCGGTAAAAACCATTTCAGAAATCGCACAAGAGTACAACGTGGTACTGGTGCACGGAAATGGTCCACAAGTTGGTCTATTGGCCCTACAAGGGTTGGAATACAAAAAGGTCGCCCCTTACCCACTTGATGTACTCGGCAGCGAAACGCAAGGCATGATCGGCTACATGTTGATGCAAGAGTTCAAAAACCAAATGCCTAACGTCAACGCGACTTGCATGCTGACGCAAATGACGGTCGATCCTAACGACCCTGCCTTTGCCGATCCAACCAAGCCAATTGGCCCGATTTACGAAGAAGCCGAGGCGCGCGAGCTGGCTGAAAAATACCACTGGACCATCAAACCTGACGGCAAGCACTTCCGCCGCGTGGTACCGAGCCCG
The sequence above is drawn from the Vibrio sinaloensis genome and encodes:
- the arcC gene encoding carbamate kinase translates to MTKQTVVVALGGNALLRRGEPLEAEVQRHNIEIAVKTISEIAQEYNVVLVHGNGPQVGLLALQGLEYKKVAPYPLDVLGSETQGMIGYMLMQEFKNQMPNVNATCMLTQMTVDPNDPAFADPTKPIGPIYEEAEARELAEKYHWTIKPDGKHFRRVVPSPQPTGIVEHEAITALIEQGHLVICTGGGGIPVKRENGKLVGVEAVIDKDMSAAFLAKQLDADALLILTDADAVYLDWGKPTQHALRGTTPTELAKYEFDAGSMGPKIEASCEFIKQGGKVVGIGSLEDGLRILQGTAGTNITKG